From the Castor canadensis chromosome 9, mCasCan1.hap1v2, whole genome shotgun sequence genome, one window contains:
- the Paics gene encoding bifunctional phosphoribosylaminoimidazole carboxylase/phosphoribosylaminoimidazole succinocarboxamide synthetase, translating into MAAAEVLNIGRKLYEGKTKEVYELLGNPGKVLLQSKDQITAGNAARKNHLEGKAAISNKITSCIFQLLQEAGIKTAFSGKYGETAFIAPQCEMIPIEWVCRRIATGSFLKRNPGVKEGYKFYPPKVEMFFKDDANNDPQWSEEQLIAAKFCFAGLVIGQTEVDIMSHATQAIFEILERSWLPQNCTLVDMKIEFGVDVTTKEIVLADVIDNDSWRLWPSGDRSQQKDKQSYRDLKEVTPEGLQMVKKNFEWVAERVELLLKSESPCRVVVLMGSTSDLGHCEKIKKACGNFGIPCELRVTSAHKGPDETLRIKAEYEGDGIPTVFVAVAGRSNGLGPVLSGNTAYPVISCPPLTPDWGAQDIWSSLRLPSGLGCSTILSPEGSAQFAAQIFGLKNHLVWAKLRASLLNTWISLKQADKKIRECNL; encoded by the exons tacTGAACATTGGCAGAAAACTTTATGAGGGTAAAACAAAAGAAGTCTATGAATTGTTAGGTAATCCAGGAAAAGTTCTCCTGCAATCCAAGGACCAGATTACAGCAGGAAATGCAGCTAGAAAGAATCACCTGGAAGGAAAGGCTGCAATCTCCAATAAAATTACCAGCTGTATTTTTCAGTTGTTACAGGAAGCAG GTATCAAAACTGCTTTCAGCGGAAAATATGGAGAGACAGCTTTCATTGCACCGCAGTGTGAAATGATTCCAATTGAATGGGTTTGCAGAAGAATAGCAACTGGTTCTTTCCTCAAAAGAAACCCCGGTGTCAAGGAAGGATATAAGTTTTACCCACCCAAAGTGGAAATGTTTTTCAAG gatgATGCCAATAATGACCCACAGTGGTCTGAAGAACAACTGATTGCTGCAAAATTTTGCTTTGCTGGACTTGTCATAGGCCAAACTGAAGTAGATATCATGAGTCATGCTACACAAGCTATTTTTGAAATACTGGAAAGATCCTGGTTGCCCCAGAACTGTACACTGGTTGATATGAAG ATTGAATTTGGTGTTGATGTAACCACCAAAGAAATTGTTCTTGCTGATGTTATTGATAATGATTCCTGGAGACTGTGGCCATCAGGCGATCGGAGCCAGCAGAAGGACAAACAG tcTTACCGTGACCTCAAAGAAGTAACTCCTGAAGGGCTCCAGATGGTAAAGAAAAACTTCGAGTGGGTTGCAGAGAGAGTAGAG TTGCTTCTGAAATCAGAAAGTCCATGCAGAGTTGTAGTATTGATGGGCTCAACTTCTGATCTTGGTCACTGTGAAAAAATCAAGAAAGCTTGTGGAAATTTTGGAATTCCATGTGAACTTCGGGTAACATCTGCCCATAAAGGACCAGATGAAACTCTGAGGATTAAAGCAGAGTATGAAG GGGATGGCATTCCTACTGTATTTGTGGCAGTGGCAGGCAGAAGCAATGGTTTGGGCCCAGTGTTGTCTGGTAACACTGCATATCCAGTTATCAGCTGTCCTCCCCTCACACCAGACTGGGGAGCTCAGGATATATGGTCATCTCTTCGACTACCAAGTG GTCTTGGCTGTTCCACCATACTTTCTCCAGAAGGATCAGCTCAGTTTGCTGCTCAGATATTTGGGCTGAAGAACCATTTGGTATGGGCCAAACTGCGAGCGAGCTTATTGAACACGTGGATTTCATTGAAGCAGGCTGACAAGAAAATCAGAGAAtgtaatttataa